Proteins found in one Sporosarcina jeotgali genomic segment:
- a CDS encoding GntR family transcriptional regulator, whose product MPIPQNHTKPARQTAKESAFNQLQQWIIDGTLKPGEKLIDSELAQALGVSRTPIRESLQLLEVQGFVKMYPGKATQVTEVERDSINDLLPPLAAMQALAAELAAPSISKETIEELSTLNQDFAEAVRSEDYFTALKIDEAFHEVIVEAAANPYIISITASLQVHVRRLFFHNSIILTEKSIDEHEEIIDMLKHNRADQASAIMRGNWLRAINEFQSLKK is encoded by the coding sequence ATGCCAATACCTCAAAATCATACAAAACCTGCACGTCAAACTGCAAAAGAAAGCGCATTCAATCAGCTTCAACAATGGATTATCGACGGAACTTTAAAGCCCGGAGAGAAATTAATCGATAGCGAGCTTGCTCAAGCACTGGGCGTCAGCCGCACACCTATACGTGAATCCCTTCAACTATTAGAGGTTCAGGGATTCGTTAAAATGTACCCAGGGAAAGCTACTCAAGTCACAGAAGTAGAACGAGATTCCATCAATGATTTGCTCCCGCCTCTTGCTGCTATGCAAGCGCTTGCTGCAGAGTTAGCTGCGCCTTCCATTTCTAAAGAAACGATTGAGGAGTTAAGTACTCTCAATCAGGATTTTGCTGAAGCTGTTCGAAGTGAGGACTACTTCACTGCTCTTAAAATCGATGAAGCATTTCATGAAGTCATCGTTGAGGCAGCTGCAAATCCGTATATTATATCGATTACAGCTTCCCTTCAAGTGCACGTCAGACGACTTTTCTTCCATAACTCCATCATCTTGACAGAAAAGTCCATTGATGAACATGAAGAAATTATCGACATGCTGAAACACAATCGAGCTGACCAAGCATCCGCGATTATGCGCGGGAACTGGCTTCGGGCAATTAACGAATTCCAATCTTTAAAGAAATAA
- a CDS encoding ArsR/SmtB family transcription factor: MQQFKADFFKALAHPLRIRILEVLAAGEKSVSEIQNSVNSEGSAVSQQLSVLRAKNIVVGTKKGKSVIYSLRDPSLVQLLDAAREIFNNHLIDTLTMLEEMDEQSPPPSP; this comes from the coding sequence ATGCAACAATTTAAAGCGGATTTTTTCAAAGCACTAGCCCATCCATTACGCATTAGAATTCTGGAAGTGCTCGCTGCTGGTGAAAAAAGTGTTAGTGAAATTCAAAACTCTGTGAATAGCGAAGGTTCTGCAGTTTCACAGCAACTTAGCGTATTGCGGGCAAAAAATATTGTTGTTGGAACCAAAAAAGGCAAAAGCGTCATTTACTCACTGAGAGACCCCTCTCTCGTTCAACTTTTAGATGCAGCACGGGAAATTTTCAATAACCACTTGATCGATACACTAACCATGCTAGAAGAAATGGATGAGCAATCCCCGCCCCCATCCCCGTAA